One Serpentinicella alkaliphila DNA segment encodes these proteins:
- a CDS encoding CPBP family intramembrane glutamic endopeptidase produces MFKLLKNILWVLLISFLLLFIPRLAGMIASSLNYQVIDTDGAFAWVSIHHISQALIFVILMILIKKIKSIEFGFNWGNREAGKQYLISFFKYFSMYTVGAFITVVVTKSFQPFTFPLSTVNILGQLGFQLLLSGPSEELIFRSFAITMLALVIEGRVFKGKVSLSNIMSAVIFGLAHVGFTLRPFELRYSVFQVVYAIILGLFYGECYEKSESVIYPMIMHSFTNVLMVGLTIVLSFIL; encoded by the coding sequence ATGTTTAAGCTACTAAAAAATATTTTATGGGTATTGTTAATATCATTTTTGTTATTATTTATCCCTAGGCTTGCGGGAATGATCGCTAGTTCATTAAATTATCAAGTAATAGACACTGATGGCGCTTTTGCATGGGTATCTATTCATCACATTTCACAGGCCCTTATCTTTGTTATTCTAATGATTCTTATAAAAAAAATTAAATCCATAGAGTTTGGCTTTAACTGGGGTAACAGAGAAGCTGGAAAGCAATATTTAATTAGTTTTTTTAAATATTTTAGTATGTATACTGTAGGGGCTTTTATAACAGTCGTTGTAACGAAATCATTTCAACCATTTACATTTCCATTATCCACAGTAAACATATTAGGACAATTAGGCTTCCAGCTTCTACTTTCAGGTCCATCAGAAGAACTTATATTTAGAAGTTTTGCAATAACTATGTTAGCCTTAGTAATTGAAGGAAGAGTTTTTAAGGGAAAAGTAAGTTTATCTAATATTATGTCAGCAGTTATTTTTGGGTTAGCCCATGTGGGCTTTACACTTAGACCCTTTGAACTTAGATATAGTGTATTTCAAGTTGTTTATGCGATTATACTAGGCCTGTTTTATGGGGAATGCTATGAAAAATCCGAAAGTGTAATCTATCCAATGATTATGCATAGCTTTACAAATGTTTTAATGGTGGGATTAACAATTGTTTTATCATTTATCCTATAA